One window of Manihot esculenta cultivar AM560-2 chromosome 17, M.esculenta_v8, whole genome shotgun sequence genomic DNA carries:
- the LOC110605297 gene encoding guanine nucleotide exchange factor SPIKE 1 has protein sequence MDNNSGNNGGQRFHRISRQSLARLKLDPLLDENLDQWPHLNELVQCYRTDWVKDENKYGHYESIAPVSFQNQIFEGPDTDIETEMQLANLRRSKAEDASDADIPSTSGRQFTEATSDLLQSHVSEHFGHSPLPAYEPAFDWENERSVIFGQRIQETPMAPYGRGLKISVKVLSLSFQAGLVEPFYGTICIYNKERREKLSEDFYFSVLPTDAQDAKIPYEPRGIFYLDAPSASICLLIQLEKPATEEGGVTPSVYSRKEPVHLSEREKQKLQVWSRIMPYKQSFAWAIVPLFDNSVGATSGGPASPSSPLAPSVSGSSSHDGVFEPVANFTLDGKLGYSSGSSVVVEISNLNKVKESYTEDSLQDPKRKVHKPIRGVLRLEIEKHQTGHSDLENLSESGSMTNESVDPGDRITDSTLRRCPSNGSDCPQSSSSKWNTYDGKESSGNSPSIHGNPEMSADDFQAFDFRTTMRNEPFLQLFHCLYVYPLTVTLSRKRNLFIRVELRKDDADVRRQPLEAMYPREPGASHQKWAHTQVAAGARVACFHDEIKLSLSAIWTPLHHLLFTFFHIDLQTKLEAPKPVVIGYAALPLSTHAQLRSEISLPIMRELVPHYLQDIGKERLEYLEDGKNVFRLRMRLCSSLYPINERIRDFFLEYDRHTLRTSPPWGSELLEAINSLKNVDSTALLQFLHPILNMLLHLIGSGGETLQVAAFRAMVNILTRVQQESVDDAERNRFLVNYVDYAFDDFGGRQPPVYPGLSTVWGSLARSKAKGYRVGPVYDDVLAMAWFFLELIVKSMALEQTRLFYHSLPLGEDVPPMQLKEGVFRCIMQLYDCLLTEVHERCKKGSSLAKRLNSSLAFFCYDLLSIIEPRQVFELVSLYLDKFSGVCQSVLHECKLTFLQIVCDHDLFVEMPGRDPSDRNYLSSVLVQELFLTWDHDDLSQRAKAARMLVVILCKHEFDARYQKPEDKLYIAQLYLPLIGQILDEMPVFYNLNAVEKREVLIAILQIVRNLDDTSLVKAWQQSIARTRLFFKLMEECLVLFEHRKPADGMLMGSSSRSPVTDGPSSPKYSDRLSPAINNYLSEASRQEVRAQGTPDNGYLWQRVNSQLSSPSQPYSLREALAQAQSSRIGASAQALRESLHPILRQKLELWEENLSAAVSLQVLEITEKFSMMAASHSIATDFGKLDCITAIFMSFFSRNQPLAFWKALFPVFYSVFDLHGATLMARENDRFLKQVAFHLLRLAVFRNENVRRRAVIGLQILVRSSFYYFMQTARLRVMLTITLSELMSDVQVTQMKSDGTLEESGEARRLRKSLEEMADEYKSTNLLRECGLPENALVAILESSAENRWSWSEVKYLSDNLILALDASLEHALLASVMTIDRYAAAESYHKLAMAFAPVPDLHIMWLLHLCDAHQEMQSWAEAAQCAVAVAGVVMQALVARNDGVWSKDHVTALRKICPMVSSEISSEASAAEVEGYGASKLTVDSAVKYLQLANKLFSQAELFHFCASILELVIPVYKSRRAYGQLAKCHTMLTNIYESILEQESSPIPFTDATYYRVGFYGDRFGNLDRKEYVYREPRDVRLGDIMEKLSHIYESRMDGNHTLHIIPDSRQVKADELQPGVCYLQITAVDPVMEDEDLGSRRERIFSLSTGSVRARVFDRFLFDTPFTKNGKTQGGLEDQWKRRTVLQTEGSFPALVNRLLVIKSESIEFSPVENAIGMIETRTAALRNELEEPRSSEGDQLPRLQSLQRILQGSVAVQVNSGVLSVCTAFLSGEPATRLRSQELQQLIAALLEFMAVCKRAIRVHFRLIGEEDQDFHTQLVNGFQSLTAELSHYIPAILSEL, from the exons atggATAATAATAGTGGTAACAATGGGGGGCAGCGCTTCCATAGAATATCTCGCCAATCTCTTGCTCGTCTTAAGTTGGACCCGTTG ctTGATGAAAATCTTGATCAGTGGCCTCATCTTAATGAACTTGTTCAATGCTATAGAACTGACTGGGTAAAGGATGAAAATAAGTATGGTCACTATGAAAGCATAGCTCCAGTATCTTTTCAAAACCAGATTTTTGAAGGGCCTGATACTGATATTGAGACAG AAATGCAGCTTGCAAATTTAAGACGAAGTAAGGCTGAAGATGCTAGTGATGCTGACATCCCGAGTACCTCTGGAAGGCAATTTACAGAGGCCACCTCTGACTTGTTGCAGTCGCATGTTTCGGAG CATTTTGGTCATTCCCCTCTCCCTGCTTATGAACCAGCTTTTGACTGGGAAAATGAGAGGTCGGTGATATTTGGCCAAAGGATTCAAGAAACTCCAATGGCCCCATATGGCAG AGGATTGAAGATCTCTGTGAAAGTCCTGTCCCTTTCATTTCAAGCAGGACTAGTTG AGCCGTTTTATGGTACCATTTGCATATATAATAAGGAGAGAAGAGAAAAGTTATCGgaggatttttatttttctgtgctGCCAACAGATGCACAAGAT GCAAAAATTCCATATGAACCTCGTGGAATTTTCTATTTAGATGCTCCATCTGCATCAATTTGTCTGTTGATCCAGCTAGAGAAACCTGCTACAGAAGAAGGCGGGGTTACCCCATCTGTTTATTCACGTAAAGAACCT GTCCACTTGAGTGAGAGAGAGAAGCAGAAATTACAGGTGTGGTCACGAATTATGCCTTATAAACAGTCATTCGCCTGGGCAATTGTTCCATTATTTGATAACAGTGTTGGTGCAACTTCTGGAGGGCCTGCATCCCCAAGCAGCCCACTTGCTCCAAGTGTGTCCGGATCAAGTTCACATGACGGTGTGTTTGAGCCTGTAGCAAATTTCACACTGGACGGGAAATTGGGTTATTCAAGTGGAAGCTCGGTGGTGGTTGAAATTTCAAACCTAAATAAAGTTAAAGAAAGCTATACTGAGGACTCTCTTCAG GATCCTAAACGCAAGGTTCACAAACCAATCAGAGGTGTTCTCAGACTAGAAATTGAGAAGCACCAGACAGGCCATTCTGACTTGGAAAACCTATCAGAAAGTGGTAGCATGACCAATGAGTCTGTTGATCCAGGAGACAGGATTACTGATTCCACTCTTAGAAGATGCCCTAGCAATGGCTCTGACTGTCCTCAATCTAGCAGCTCCAAGTGGAATACCTATGATGGGAAAGAAAGTTCTGGAAATAGTCCTAGTATTCATGGAAACCCTGAGATGAGTGCTGATGAT TTCCAAGCATTTGACTTCCGCACAACAATGAGAAATGAGCCTTTCTTGCAGCTTTTTCATTGCTTGTATGTTTATCCTTTAACTGTTACTTTGAGTCGGAAGAGGAATTTGTTCATTCGTGTGGAACTAAGGAAGGATGATGCAGATGTTCGTCGACAACCTTTGGAG GCAATGTATCCTAGGGAACCAGGAGCATCACACCAAAAGTGGGCTCACACGCAGGTTGCTGCTGGGGCTAGAGTGGCTTGCTTCCATGATGAGATTAAACTTTCCCTTTCTGCCATCTGGACACCGTTACATCATCTCTTGTTCACTTTCTTCCATATTGATCTTCAAACAAAGTTGGAAGCTCCAAAGCCA GTGGTAATTGGATATGCAGCGCTTCCATTATCTACACATGCTCA GTTGAGATCAGAAATTTCTTTACCAATCATGAGAGAGCTAGTTCCACATTATCTCCAGGATATTGGCAAG GAGAGGCTGGAGTATTTGGAAGATGGGAAGAATGTTTTCAGATTGCGCATGAGGCTTTGTTCATCATTGTATCCGATAAATGAGCGCATTAGAGATTTTTTCCTTGAATATGATAGGCACACTCTTCGAACAAGTCCACCGTGGGGTTCAGAACTTCTGGAG GCCATTAACAGTTTGAAGAATGTTGATTCCACTGCCTTGCTTCAGTTTCTTCACCCAATTTTAAACATGCTTCTCCATCTTATAGGCAGTGGTGGAGAAACTCTTCAG GTTGCGGCCTTCAGAGCTATGGTCAATATCTTAACTAG GGTGCAACAAGAATCAGTTGATGATGCTGAACGAAACCGTTTTCTTGTTAACTATGTTGATTATGCTTTTGATGACTTTGGTGGCCGTCAACCTCCAGTTTATCCTGGTTTGTCCACTGTGTGGGGAAGCTTGGCTCGCAGTAAG GCCAAAGGCTACCGTGTTGGGCCGGTATATGATGATGTTTTGGCAATGGCTTGGTTTTTTCTCGAGTTAATCGTGAAGTCAATGGCATTGGAGCAAACTCGTCTTTTCTATCATAGTCTTCCACTAG GTGAAGATGTGCCGCCAATGCAATTAAAAGAAGGTGTTTTCAGATGCATAATGCAATTGTATGATTGCCTTCTAACCGAAGTGCATGAGCGTTGTAAAAAGGGTTCAAGCTTGGCAAAACGCTTGAATAGTAGTTTGGCCTTCTTTTGTTATGATCTTTTGTCCATCATTGAACCTCGGCAAGTTTTTGAATTG GTGTCCTTGTACTTGGACAAATTTTCTGGGGTATGTCAATCAGTTCTCCATGAATGCAAGCTAACCTTTCTGCAAATTGTATGTGATCATGATCTTTTTGTGGAAATGCCTGGGAGAGACCCTTCAGATAG AAACTACCTTTCATCTGTTCTAGTACAAGAGCTTTTCCTCACTTGGGATCACGATGATCTATCTCAGAGAGCAAAG GCAGCAAGAATGTTAGTAGTTATCTTATGCAAGCATGAATTTGATGCTCGTTACCAAAAGCCTGAAGATAAATTGTATATTGCACAACTATATTTGCCTCTTATTGGCCAG ATTCTAGATGAGATGCCTGTATTCTATAACCTGAATGCTGTTGAAAAACGTGAAGTTTTAATTGCTATTCTGCAAATTGTGCGCAATCTGGATGACACATCACTTGTCAAGGCATGGCAGCAAAGTATTGCACGAACTAGATTGTTCTTCAAACTCATGGAGGAATGCCTTGTTCTTTTCGAG CACAGAAAACCTGCTGATGGCATGCTCATGGGCTCTAGTTCTCGCAGCCCAGTCACAGATGGACCTTCTTCCCCCAAGTACTCTGATAGGCTTTCTCCTGCAATCAATAACTATCTGTCTGAGGCATCACGACAAGAAGTTAGG GCTCAGGGAACACCTGATAATGGATATTTGTGGCAGAGAGTGAATTCCCAGTTAAGCTCCCCTAGCCAGCCATATTCGTTGAGAGAAGCTCTTGCTCAGGCACAATCTTCAAGAATTGGAGCTTCAGCCCAAGCACTTAGAGAATCTTTGCATCCAATATTGAGACAAAAGCTG GAGCTTTGGGAAGAAAATCTGAGTGCAGCTGTGAGTCTTCAGGTGCTGGAGATAACTGAAAAGTTTTCCATGATGGCAGCATCCCATAGCATTGCTACTGATTTTGGAAAACTTGACTGCATTACAGCCATATTTATGAGCTTCTTTTCTCGAAATCAGCCACTGGCTTTTTGGAAAGCTCTTTTTCCTGTATTCTACAGTGTCTTTGATCTTCATGGGGCAACACTAATGGCAAGGGAGAATGATCGCTTTCTTAAGCAGGTTGCTTTTCATCTGCTACGGCTTGCTGTTTTCAGAAATGAAAACGTTAGGAGAAGAGCTGTTATTGGGCTCCAGATACTAGTGAGG AGCTCGTTCTATTATTTTATGCAAACAGCAAGATTGCGGGTTATGCTGACTATTACATTGTCAGAGCTGATGTCTGATGTGCAAGTGACTCAGATGAAATCTGACGGAACACTAGAAGAGAGTGGTGAAGCACGACGCCTTCgcaagtctttggaggaaatgGCAGATGAATATAAGAGCACCAACCTATTAAGGGAATGTGGGCTACCTGAAAATGCATTGGTGGCAATTTTGGAAAGCTCAGCAGAAAATCGATGGTCCTGGTCAGAGGTGAAATATCTCTCTGATAATCTAATCCTGGCTCTTGATGCTAGCCTGGAACATGCACTTTTG GCTTCTGTGATGACTATCGATAGATATGCAGCTGCAGAGAGCTACCATAAACTTGCTATGGCATTTGCACCTGTTCCTGACCTTCACATAATGTGGTTGTTGCATTTGTGTGATGCTCATCAGGAAATGCAGTCCTGGGCAGAAGCTGCACAGTGTGCCGTGGCTGTTGCCGGTGTTGTAATGCAG GCCCTTGTGGCTAGAAATGATGGTGTTTGGAGCAAAGATCATGTAACTGCCCTACGTAAAATTTGTCCTATGGTCAGCAGTGAAATCTCTTCTGAGGCATCTGCAGCAGAAGTGGAGGGATATGGTGCATCTAAGCTCACTGTTGACTCTGCTGTAAAATATCTACAGCTTGCAAATAAGCTTTTCTCTCAAGCTGAGCTCTTTCATTTCTGTGCAAGCATTCTGGAGCTAGTAATACCAGTTTATAAAAGCAGGAGGGCATATGGGCAGTTGGCTAAATGTCATACAATGCTTACTAATATCTATGAATCAATCCTTGAGCAGGAATCCAGCCCAATTCCATTCACTGATGCGACATACTACAGGGTGGGATTTTATGGTGATAGATTTGGGAATCTGGACAGGAAAGAATATGTATATCGAGAACCCCGAGATGTACGGCTAGGTGACATAATGGAGAAATTAAGTCATATATATGAATCTAGGATGGATGGAAATCACACTTTGCATATTATTCCTGATTCAAGACAAGTTAAGGCAGATGAATTGCAGCCCGGAGTATGCTACTTGCAGATAACTGCTGTTGATCCAGTGATGGAAGACGAAGATTTGGGAAGTCGACGGGAAAGAATTTTTTCTCTTTCCACTGGAAGCGTCCGTGCGCGAGTCTTTGACCGGTTCTTGTTTGACACCCCATTTACAAAAAATGGTAAGACCCAAGGTGGTCTGGAAGACCAGTGGAAGAGGCGGACTGTCCTTCAGACTGAAGGTTCTTTCCCTGCTCTAGTGAATAGGCTTTTGGTAATCAAATCTGAATCTATTGAGTTCTCCCCGGTGGAGAATGCAATTGGGATGATTGAAACTCGGACAGCTGCCTTACGAAATGAGCTTGAGGAGCCTCGTAGTTCTGAAGGGGATCAACTCCCACGCCTCCAGAGTTTGCAGAGAATTCTTCAGGGCAGTGTTGCAGTTCAG GTAAATAGTGGAGTTTTGAGTGTCTGCACAGCCTT